A genome region from Gossypium hirsutum isolate 1008001.06 chromosome A04, Gossypium_hirsutum_v2.1, whole genome shotgun sequence includes the following:
- the LOC107949230 gene encoding thioredoxin X, chloroplastic, with protein sequence MDTLLSSSSSMVVRSPLPPVRTIASPSKVYSAAARFSSTPSVNGFRRNHLQLPRPFTSSSVPKFSVRCGAGVREIKESEFQSTVLESNRPVLVEFVATWCGPCRLISPAMESIAQEYGDKLEVVKIDHDANPQLIDEYKVYGLPTLILFKDGQEVAESRREGAITKAKLKEYVDSLLETISVA encoded by the exons ATGGACACACTTCTCTCAAGTTCATCGTCTATGGTGGTCCGGTCACCCCTCCCTCCGGTTCGCACAATCGCTTCCCCATCCAAGGTCTATTCCGCTGCCGCAAGATTCTCTTCCACTCCTTCGGTCAACGGTTTCCGACGGAACCATCTCCAGCTCCCACGGCCGTTCACTTCCTCATCGGTTCCTAAATTCTCGGTACGGTGCGGTGCTGGCGTTAGGGAAATTAAAGAGAGCGAGTTTCAAAGTACGGTGTTGGAATCCAACCGTCCGGTTCTCGTCGAGTTCGTCGCCACTTGGTGTGGACCTTGCCGATTAATCTCTCCCGCCATGGAATCCATCGCTCAG GAATACGGAGATAAATTAGAAGTTGTGAAAATAGATCATGATGCGAATCCACAACTGATTGATGAATACAAAGTTTACGGATTGCCGACCTTGATCTTGTTCAAAGATGGGCAAGAAGTGGCAGAAAGTAGGAGAGAAGGTGCGATTACAAAGGCCAAGCTTAAAGAGTATGTTGATTCTCTCTTGGAGACAATTTCTGTTGCCTAG
- the LOC107948110 gene encoding serine/threonine-protein phosphatase 7 long form homolog: protein MDSLIDSTNHISSSINEMVEYRALKGCIHSVGFQPNECLIPFLESAGFGSAALIWTFNLRYDLISALVERWRPETHTYHLLCGECTITLEDIALQLGLPIDGNAVTGVSLISRPARLCYDLFGRSPSEGKFQTLKFSWLKANFEYLPSTATKLEVMHAARAYIMHLIGGVLMLDTHGSEVHLMHLPLLSNLHNTRLYSWGSAVLAILYRELCQTTDPSAVDIGGCLILLQSWALYRMPFLAFISHQSYIFPLVNRWSTNPGIGRSYTVLIYRLIIENHSGEGFIWMPYSVPEVTAVIPSYAHVHSHLWCISAPLIHFHIVEWYHGNRVLRQFSCIQYIPTQLVRLDVQLHGMNRRGRHGTDWGDEHSEYITMWNNRFSRVPQMDRCLDLQPSPQYLQWYYEKGKPFLFSGRSMVVPPHTTRIGQHLPDPHHTPALEVDPEPEPEPEPKLHSESSSYPPSYSAPPEPYLSPFSSPPNPYPAPFSTPPGSSSSVVFELFSTPIHMDEENVDHRSHPQRERRAPRRYTPRTTPSNHHF from the exons ATGGATTCATTGATTGATAGTACTAATCACATATCAAGTAGCATTAATGAGAtg GTTGAGTACCGCGCATTGAAGGGCTGTATTCATAGTGTAGGGTTTCAGCCGAATGAATGCCTAATACCGTTCTTAGAGTCAGCCGGGTTCGGATCAGCAGCATTAATCTGGACTTTTAATCTACGATATGACTTGATTTCTGCCTTAGTCGAGCGATGGCGTCCGGAGACCCACACATATCATTTGTTGTGCGGGGAGTGCACAATCACTCTAGAGGACATTGCACTACAGCTGGGGCTCCCCATCGATGGGAACGCGGTCACGGGCGTAAGTTTGATCTCTAGGCCTGCTCGCCTTTGCTATGACTTATTTGGACGCTCGCCAAGTGAGGGAAAATTTCAAACCTTGAAGTTTTCATGGCTAAAGGCCAATTTTGAATATTTGCCTAGTACTGCCACTAAATTGGAGGTTATGCATGCAGCGCGAGCTTATATTATGCACCTTATAGGAGGTGTACTCATGCTAGATACACACGGCAGTGAAGTCCACTTGATGCACTTACCGCTGCTATCTAATTTGCATAACACGCGTTTATACAGTTGGGGGTCCGCAGTGTTAGCCATTTTGTACCGCGAACTTTGTCAGACGACAGATCCCTCTGCGGTTGACATAGGTGGATGCCTCATACTGTTGCAGTCGTGGGCGCTTTAtcggatgccattcttggcattCATTAGTCAtcaatcatatatatttccactcgTTAACAG ATGGAGCACAAATCCAGGTATCGGGAGGTCATACACGGTTCTGATATACCGTCTGATAATTGAGAATCATTCTGGAGAGGGA TTCATTTGGATGCCATATTCTGTTCCTGAAGTTACAGCTGTTATTCCATCGTATGCCCACGTCCACTCACACCTATGGTGCATTAGCGCACCCCTTATCCATTTTCATATAGTGGAGTGGTATCATGGCAATCGAGTACTCCGGCAATTCAGTTGTATACAATATATCCCGACACAGCTAGTAAGATTGGATGTACAGCTACATGGAATGAATAGGAGGGGGAGGCATGGAACTGATTGGGGAGATGAGCATTCAGAATATATTACGATGTGGAACAACCGATTTAGTAGGGTACCTCAGATGGATCGTTGTTTGGATTTGCAGCCCTCGCCACAGTATCTACAATGGTACTATGAGAAGgggaaaccatttttatttagtGGGCGGTCGATGGTAGTCCCCCCTCATACGACACGGATTGGGCAACATCTTCCAGATCCGCATCATACACCAGCTCTGGAGGTAGACCCAGAGCCAGAACCGGAGCCAGAGCCGAAGCTACACTCCGAGAGCAGCTCATATCCACCATCATACTCTGCTCCTCCAGAGCCGTATCTGTCGCCATTCTCTTCTCCCCCCAACCCATATCCAGCGCCGTTCTCTACTCCCCCTGGCTCGAGTTCATCAGTGGTATTTGAGTTGTTTTCTACACCCATACATATGGATGAAGAGAACGTTGATCACCGTAGTCACCCACAACGTGAACGTCGAGCTCCACGAAGATATACCCCTAgaaccacaccatcaaaccatcactTTTAA
- the LOC107948111 gene encoding uncharacterized protein, with the protein MARSMNIEVYSRRNETFCVTETIDRRPGIPLRLYGVDLRNRRCDCRRFQTLHYPCAHVVATCVKVSLNVDQFVDEVYTLERTLRVWENEFPVLPDLSTWEVPQTTFELIPDKGLRRNPRGRLQSLRIRNEMDIREKSDGKLCEVCRLAGHNRSNCLLRNYQTGQSSRSDRN; encoded by the coding sequence ATGGCGAGGTCGATGAACATAGAAGTATATTCCCGACGTAATGAAACGTTTTGCGTTACAGAGACCATCGATCGTCGACCCGGTATTCCACTTAGGTTATACGGGGTTGATCTCCGAAATAGACGGTGCGATTGTAGGAGgttccaaacacttcattatccttGTGCACATGTTGTAGCAACTTGTGTTAAGGTCTCGCTCAATGTAGATCAATTTGTCGATGAGGTGTACACACTTGAACGCACGTTGCGTGTATGGGAGAATGAGTTTCCCGTGCTTCCTGACCTATCTACTTGGGAGGTTCCTCAAACGACCTTTGAGCTTATCCCAGACAAAGGCTTACGTAGGAACCCGAGAGGACGTCTGCAATCATTAAGAATCCGTAACGAAATGGACATTAGAGAGAAATCCGACGGGAAGCTGTGTGAAGTATGCAGATTAGCTGGTCACAATCGGAGTAACTGCCTACTCCGAAATTACCAAACTGGACAATCATCGCGATCGGATAGAAATTAA